The window CGCGCTATCTTATATctcttatcaataataaatattcaatattcatttatttatatttattatttcataatatttttttagctaactttattttatatctgtattgatataatatgtatctgtATGCATGCATTTATGCCCTAAAAAACCACTAAATAtgcattgaaataaataaaaaacatagtattgaaataaaatattttaatttaaaaatctagataatatttgcaaaattagtaaaataaattataagatttttttttttttttttaatcatgctTGTGGTGTAGATGCCAATAAGTTACAATGCAAATTGCAAGTTGTTgtcaagataaaaaaaaaaacactaattttaaaatatgtacttagtaTGAATAAAACCATCATACTAATATCTCAGGTCCAGAAAATCTTTTTGAAATTAagtttatctttataaaattataaaacttacaccttatataaataattgtcaaaTATGCACCaataaacttgaaatttaCACTATTAAtgctatgaaataaatttatattttacttaggaCTTAGCTATAGATCATAGAAAAACATGCAAACTCCTAGAAGTCCCTAGCCCTAAATTTATTACACTtccataataaactaaatgtttttaagtcCAATATGGTTTCAGCTTTAAGCcgtcattttcaaaaaaaaaatgccattatactttataacccaccaaaatatctattttgttttctcagggtatgataaaaaaatagacaatTTTATATGACTGAAGTTAAAAGGCCCCTCTTTTCAGTGAATCCAGTGCAATTGTTCCATTTGTCCTTGCATAAATATGGCACTGCCAGTAAAACTCTAAATATTCCTGTTTTGCCCTTAACATATTAGAtgttaattagattttatttagtgtaaaaacactcaaaattgaaataaggcagttttgaattttgatgtaAGTGATTAATtggatgaatttaaaaaagtatactgtcataaagtaaataatggCTCTCTTGCTTTCAAAATTaactacaaatttaataattcaatactgacataacattttagtagctaaatgaaaaattatatttattgtggtgttcttgtattttatagagctatttttttactattctaAAGTAGTCATTACTAAAAATAGATGAATTTTGAAGTGTGACAGTCTTGTTCTAGCTGTAGCCTGTAACCTGTtgcattaataaacaaaatttaaaaaaggtatacattattatttattataatattcctactaaaataaagtgttaatttttttatgtattgatcATGACCAgtgtaaaactattaattacaatttagtaAACTGTGGTCTGTgaacacaatttatttaatgtattattgaattaaccaatatttttatacagtttattagtacataacattataatcatGGTAAATGGAAAAGATACATcaatcatattaatacatttaaataatagtttaatatgatTGGTTATTATGTTACAAACTAAtacttaaagaataataattatgaataataaattaatattatgtttacctgTTTTAAgccattaaacatataaatctattaaaatatacataaatataaatatattagtttagttttaattatgctTAATTAAAGATTGTCCATATGCAGCTCATATGTCATCCAAGaaaagtttgaaataatatgtaatatcatacatatatattatttatatatatgaatatatatgtcatgtaaattattttaaatgttttaatccaAATTCATgacttttttattgtgttaaaaatataaaaaaaccaaaataaatctgctataaataaatcatggtaataataataataataatacatttaaatattaggttaggttatttatttatagtgaaatttataagttaactataaactagtttattattcatcaatGGATCGTCATCGAAAAAAATTGGTGATCATggacaataatttaaagtgtaaagaatgcaataaaacatttagtttGAATAAGAGCTTATATGCTCACTCCAGAAAGTTTCATGGTATTGAACTTGTTACACCAAAGattcaaaattacaattgtgaatattgtgataaaaaatattcaaaagaaCAATATTTATCTGAACATCTCCAAAACATTCATGGTAccagaatttcaaaaaaatcaaccaGAATAATTTGTCCTTATGATGCATGTGAGGAACGTTTGTACTTATTTGTGAAACTGAGAAGTCATTTATCTGAAATTCATCAAACTGACGTTGAGCTGAAGGAACTCACTTTTGATACGATCTCTGGTATgtacattgattttttttataaaataaattgccaTAATTTAGActcattaaatttgaattaaatatatcaacagATTTTGAAGCATGGAAGCATGACATGGAACAAAAAACGGTATCTATGTATGTACTCGATAGTGCTGAAAGAGATTTGTCTGATGGTAGTACTAAAAAACATCTCTTCTGTCATCGTTCATGGAATTATCGTAAGAAAGGAAAGGATTTAAGAATGACCAAATCTCTGGggacaaacaaaataaatagagcCTGTCcatcaaaaattgaaattacgACTTTCGAATGTGATGGAGTTTCAACTATAAAAGTCAAGTTTTGGAGTACTCATTGTGGTCATGCACATAATATTGGGCGTATACGATTGGATaaagaaacaaaatcaatGATCGCAAGTAagaataagaattttaaagttgaaaaaaataattgaagagAAAAGAACAGATTGGATCCTTAAATCAGTTAGTTTCTCTTCaagtatgtttaattaattaatcaattgattaacaatacttatacaattgttcaaaaacaataatctttaaaactattttttttattattttataattgatattcatttttttttccatcattttgttttactaGGCAAATTACAACAAGGGGTCACATGGGACCATATTTTAGATGATATTCGTGATGGAACAGTTTCTGAGTCACAGCAACGGTTGCTCTTCCTTGAGCGTCAAGATTTATGTAACATTTCACGCGActtcaatattacatattctaCAAAACGACACAAGGATTATGCTGTCAGTGTGTCGTTATGGGTTGATGAAATGAGAAATCTTGGGGAAGATTCccccataatttattataaagcacAAGAtgttgatgatgatgataattcTTGTTTGGAAGTAAAAGACTTCGCccttattataatgaataaattccAAGCtcagcaaattattaaatttggcccagataaaatatgcattgatGGCACGCATGGCACCAATGCATATGATTTTCAACTTCACACACTCATGACTGTAGATGAATATGGAACAGGATGCCCTGTTTCATACTGTTTTTCCAATCGAGCTGATgagatgatttttaaattattcttcagtcaaattaaatcaaaagtgGGAGTTATCAAACCTGAAATATTCATGTCTGATGACGCACCTGCATATTACAATGCTTGGAGTATCATCATGGGAGATGTTCCACACAGACTTCtgtgtacagtgtacaatgtacatggcACGTAGATCGAAACTGGAGAAAAAATTTGTGTAAAATCAAAGGCGGGCCACAGAAAAAATCCCTCGTATATAAAACCTTACGAGTTTTATTGCAAATCACATCAGttgatgaatttaaaacatgtcAAGATCAAGTCATAAATGACTTGTTAAAGGATGAAGATACTCATGCAtttggaatatattttaaggacAATTACTCAAAACGATCTGAGGTTTGGGCTTACTGCTATAGATTAAGAAAAGGTATTAACACAAATATGTACCTTGAAGCTTttcataaagttttaaaacatatttatttagaaggAAAGAAATGTCAACTCTTGGATAAGACAATAAATGCtgttataaagataaatagagacatgatttttaaaagattaattaaaataacaaaaaatgttaagacatccaaagaaaaaaaaatttgtgaaaGTCATACACGAGGTGAGTCAATTACACCAGGTTCAATTCGAgttcttgaaaataaaaaatcatggaTTGTTAATTCTGTAACAGATAAATCTCAAGAATATTATGTCGCTAAAGTTGGAGAAATATGTAATAGTTCTTGCTTGAAATGTCCAGTTTGTAAAACTTGTATACATACTTTCACATGTACTTgcacagataatattataaaaattaacatttgcAAACATATACATGCTTgtgcattaaaattttataaagcaGTAAAcgatatatctaataaaaacgaAGAAACtaatgttaataacaataataaaaggaatgataataatatgcatttaaaagataatattagagAAGAGAAAGAAGatttattgtcatttataCAAGTCTCTCAAGAATGCAACAAATCTGATACAAAtggaaacattatttataaagcagGACTCATTCAAAACTGTGTGTTTCTAAACAAATAAGAAATgaagaaacaattttaattgaaaagaaaatggatgatattttaaaaattttgaataaaactgataaaatcCATTTTAAGGCTAcagaaaaagttaatattagaaaaaatattgatccTCAAATCAGATTttattctacaaaaaaaagaagaactgaaaaaaatcaacttcAAAAACCTTCACTCCATGAAGTAAATACAATCCGGGAAGGGCTTGACGACGACAATCATGCTGTTAATATTCATAGTGCGTTTGATCATACTTATgatcaacaataaaattttaatcatttataaggTACAATTATGTTGGTTTTacgtgaataaaataaataatgaggttttataatgtaactgattttaatttattttatacatatttcaaaCTTTTCTTGGATGACAATGAGCTGCAAATTGACAATCATTAATTAagcataattaaaactaaactaatatatttatatttatgtatattttaatagatttatatgtttaatggcTTAAAAcaggtaaacataatattaatttattattcataattattattctttaagtaTTAGTTTGTAaccatgattataatattatgtactaataaactgtataaaaatattggttaattcaataatacattaaataaattgtgttcACAGACCACAGTTTACTAAAgtgtaattaatagttttacacTGGTCATGatcaacatttcaaaaaattaacactttattttagtatattataataaataataatgtatacctttttttaatcttGTTTAATAATGCAACAGGTTACAGGCTACAGCTAGAACAAGACTGTCACACTTCAAAATTCATCTATTTTTAGTAATGACTACTTaagaatagtaaaaaaatagctctataaaatacaagaacaccacaataaatataatttttcatttagctactaaaatgttatgtcagtattgaattattaaatttgtagttAATTTTGAAAGCAAGAGAGCCATATTTACTTTATGAcagtatacttttttaaattcatccaATTAATCACTTACATCAAAATTCAAGACTACCTTATTTCAATTTGGGGcccaaaattgtaaattgtactgTACTCATGAgttggtaaattaattaacaaattaaatatttaattattttattatattattattattgataagagATATAAGATAGCGCGCGCACTGATATGTACCCCCACTCAGGCCCGGCGCGAGGGTAAGGCGACTCAGGCGGTCGCCTAGGGCGCCATTTTCAGGGGGGCGCCGAAATTGCTTTTTACAATTTTGCACACTTttgttagtaattttttttattaaatataaaattcctaaaactttgtattgaaatatagataattattattatggttattcTGTTTAGCGTACTAacgtaaaatgtttatcttgTGTATTGttctacaaatataaaaattcccgAATATTTGTTATCGTTTAATCGGGATCGCGTCAAGCCATTGTGACTCGTGACTACGTCTCGTCGCCTTCGTCCGTCACTTATCAGCTTATtctgtgtatttaaaaatacacgttacttttattatagtattatacctatattattattttactgataGACGATCGTACTATACGGGTCAGTGATCATACTTTTATTGTCATTTTGTTTTTGCTCTTTGAAACGAGTACTTACGCCATCGCCTAGTTGACgattaaatttcattagttattaggtaagttataactttaacAGACAAtagaaagtaaataatataatatattttaatttattatttattaacacgtTTGCTGCTGCATCTGTTggaatactatatttattttatgtttaatatacctatatgatatttgataagaattaattaataatattatacaaattattacaattaatttaggaAACGCTTTAGTTAGAATGGCACCGAAAAAGAAATTATCTGGAGcagaaaaccaaaaaaaaagattaagagggaattagaatttaaaaaaaggtgcTAATGCTTTATCTAAGTTCTtgcaaaaaaaacaaagaatcAATTAACGATGAAAGCTATTCTTGAGAAGAATTGTTATCTTCTACAAGTCCAGAACAAAATATCACGTCATCTTTATTAGCTACTACAAGTTCTGAACAACATACAATtaagcatttataaaatatggataTTTCTATTGAATTTCAAAGTAATGAATTGGTTAGTAACACTGAATCATCTGAACCAAGTATTAACTCTGATCCTGCTACTTGGCCCTCATTTTTAACATCAAAACAAATTGACTATATAGTAGTAACTGGTCCCGAAATATTTACAGAATTTTCGAGTATTCAACTAGATCATGAAAAAAGACATTTTTCTGAGATTCATTTTTATCGACATCTTTCTAATGGAGAAAAATTACTTAGGCGTTGGTTAATTTACTCAAAATCAAcgtggaaaatattttgtttctgttgtaaattatttgatagaaCTCCGAAGTCAAATTTGGCAATTTGTGGGTTTTCTGATTGGCGTAACGTATCTGCTGCACTTACTGTACACGAAACAGCGCCTAATCATTTTAAGGCTTATGGTACATGGATAGAAATAGAAAAAcggttaaaactaaataaaacaatagattCAGAGCACCAGCGAATTACGAACATGGAAACTGATTATTGGGTAAAAGTTTTGGACCGTTTGTTATCagtaactttatatttatcaaagaaTAATCTAGCGTTTCGAAGAAGTTcagataaattttatactcaaAGTAATGgaaatgttttaagtttagtTGAAGTTTTGGGTAAATATGACGATGTAACTAaagaattattacttaaaacacTGTCTCGTGAAAAAACCGTACATTATTGCAGTCATTCTATTCAAAACGAATTAATTAATCTCATGGCCAATAAAGTTTTAGAAACAATAATAGATACATTACGTacagcaaaatattattctgtaattCTTGACTGTACACCAGATGTGAGTCATCAAGAACAACTATCCTTTACACTAagatttgttaatataaaaaaaaaaaattgaagttaaAGAACATTTCTTTGGGTTTAAAACGGTAGAAAGCTCTACAGGTTTGAGTTTAACAGACCTTCTTCTAAATACTCTTGCTGAAAAGAATATTCCTTTTCAAGATTGTCGTGGGCAGGGATATGATAATGGTGCTAACATGAAAGGGCAAAAAAAAGGAGTTTAAGCGAGAGTTTTATCAATGAATCCTCGTGCCACCTTTGTTCCATGCAATTGCCattctttaaatttagttgTATCAGATGCTGCATCTTGttctataaattcaattacagTTTTCGGCGTACTCCAAAgaatttatgtattgttttcATCATCGGTAAATCGATGGAAAATTTTAACTGACAATATAAAAGGGCTGACCGTGAAACCTCTGAGTGACACAAGATGGGAAAGTAGAATCAACAGCGTAAAAGTTGTTCGTTTTCAAACTGAACAAATTTACAATGCGCTTATTAAACTATACGAAGTTGAAAACATAGTTGCTGGAACGCGCCATGAAGCTGTTTCGCTTGCTGATCAACTTACAGATTTTAAGTTTCTAATATCATTAGCTGTTTGGTACGATATTCTTTTTCAAGTAAATCTAGTTAGTAAAAGTATGCAAGCAAAAGCAATGGACttaataaatggttttaatatgttaaaaagtgCTTTAGAATTTATCAAGAACTATAGAGACCAATTTGATCAGATTTTGGTAAAAGCAAAAGCAATAGCAGATGAATTAGAGGTGGATTCTGAAATAAAAGTAGTTCGGAagcgtataaataaaaaacactttgaCTATGAGCGTTCAGATGATACTGATCATAGAACTGTACtcgaaaaatttaaacatgaatttttttacacattaataGACGTTGTTACTACATCATTGACAGatcgttttgaaattttaaagatcCATGTTGATTTATGGAATTTTTtgtacgatttaaaaaatgcaccTGAAAATGAAAACGATTTATTGAAACATTGTATGGATCTACACAATCACCTTAAAGATGGATCTGACTCTGATATTGATGGTGTCGAATTATGCACAGAAATTGTGAACATCAAGCAATTGTTAATTTCTTGTTTTTACGTAAGTTCACCTCTTAATAttcttcaatacatttttgactATGAACTCCAAGACATATTTCCAAATCTTTAGATTgctttaagattattattgacGTTACCAATGACAGTAGCTAGTGGTGAGCGGAGtttctcaaaattaaaactcataAAAACATACTTGCAATCTACTATGGCTAATGAACGTTTAGTCTCACTATCGGTTTTATCTATAGAAAACGAAATAGCTGCGGAAATTGATTTTTCTACAATTACAGGACTGATAGTGAGTCACTTAAATCACTAAAAGTCACTTTTTTCTGTGTTAAGTCACTTTTAGTCACTTTTACAGACCTACATTCAAATATGATcacttttttcactttttatttgatattttggcTACTaccactaataaataaaataaaattaccaacaattacctaataatacctttattatctatattttttttgtgaatctTGGATCATAatcctaaaattattaatttggaaattagattttgataaaatattattctcataGATAATATGAGATAAGATAGTTGTTCTTTATGGCTGTGCAtagaataatcaataataattaatattactgatataatatgtttttatataatatatattatgttttcgtgTATGGTGGTCGGTAACAATTACGGTTGTAGTACAACCAtggtaacaataaaaatatggccTATCCGTTCTATATATGATTATTCTGGTGTAATTTCATATCTATGTCTATGCATATTTTTCCATGAAATCCTGAATATTctagatattattatccttggttaaatatatatttttatttttagccatagatattattatagttaataatatcattaaatattaatatctttaacCATTTTCTTCCCTAAcctttattattcattacttaAGCTACATAATGGCCATAATgtgcttataataaattaaatgacaaatttttgaatttttattacctgCCTGCACAAATCacgtttttatgatataaggTGTGTTAGTTtgttcagtttttattttaaatttaaaaatgcttaaatGTGATGCAAGAGATGACTGGTTTTTCAAAGATGATATGCAAGGATACAAAGTATCAGATTGGGGCAGAAAAACTGATTGTTcgagtgaaatattttgttttatttatatttgtactgTTGATGTTAAAAAAGGTTTTCAAAGTCTTACTCAACATGCATCTACCaaaaaacacaaacaaaatGCCCGCATAAagcttaatattaaacaactaaCATTAACTACAAGTACAACTACTACAATTGAAAACAATTCTCGGATTGAAGATACATTAGTTGAAAAAAACAGTAAGTCATCTACATTTTCTACAGTTCATCTTTATAGTATAAGTGATCAATCAGTAGTAGCAGAACTGATTTGGGCATTAAAAGTTGTATCAAGTAATTACTCATTTTCTTCAAGTGATGGCATTGTGGAAGTGTTTCAGACAATGTTCCCTAATGCTATACCCAAAGGTTTCAGTATGAGTCGCTCAAAATTGACCTATTTGATAACTGATGCCCTTGGACCATATTTTCGTGAAGAATTGATTAAGGATATTGCCAAtgagtattttagtattatctaTGATGAAACAACAAACTCAGGTGGGAACAAGGAACTCCAAGTGTTAATTCGTTACTATTCTACAAGTAAATGTAAGATTATAACTCAACACTTACAGACAATGTTCATAGGAAAAGCTACTGCTGATATCTTGAgtgaaaaaattgttagtgCTGTGGAAAAtgcaaatttatcattaactaAATTGTTGATGCTGGATCTGATGGTCCAAATGTCAATAAGAAAGTTACTCGtcttataaatgatcaaattCTACATTGTAGATCAAAAAATCTAATCAACATTGGAACATGTTCTATACACACCATACATAATGCCTTTCTTAAAGGCATTGATAAATTTGGCGAAAATGCTGAACaactaataatttcaatatactaCTATTTTAAAGGTTGGCCAACCCGCTAGGAAgaatttgaaacaattttagaCAAGTTAAAACTTCCAATCAGGCGCTTTATTAAGCATGTCCCTTCTAGGTGGCTGACATTACATGACTCTGCCAATAGAGTTCTTGAAAATTGGTCAGCTGTCgaatattactttttgaaGTTTATTCCGCAGCACAAATCAAGCGTTTTACCaacaaatagttataaaaaaattagagaatttcttttaattataactataaaatgtgaaatgatatttattcaatctagtgcaaaaatatttataaaatacacaggCACTATGCAAAAATCAGAACCGTTGGTGCATGTAATGTATACTGAATTGCACAGCCTCTTGTGTACTTTAGTTGGCAGAATTTGTAAGACTGAATACAttccaaaatcattttttaatactaaagttGATGATCTACTGACAGTGGAAAAAATGGTAGCGGTTAAAGATATTGTTGTCAATAACCTAATACAAGAAGAatttaaagagaaaaaaatggtTGGTAaagatatattgttttttttgaaGAATGTACAACAGCACTATATTGCTGCATTTAAGCATGTACTTGAAACATCACCCATACAAAATTCTTTTTTGAAGCATTTACGATGTTTGGAACCCTTGGAGCGTCTTAAAAGTCGTTCTTTTAACAGCATATTAAAATTGAGTAACGATTTGCCATTTGATGTTGATGATGACATTTTACTTGATGAATGGAAATTGTTGCAATTAGATAAAGATGAGAAAGAAAGTGATCTTAATagaattgatatttattggaaacaattctttgaaaaaaaaaatagtactaaCAGTTTGAAGTATCCTAATGTAACTAAGATAGTGAAGTCATGTCTTTCCTTGGTACACGGTAGTGCAGTCGTTGAAAGAAACTTCTCAATATCTGGGAAAATGTTGACAGATGAACGTGCTTGTATGAATGAAAGAACTCTTAATGCATTGTTGGTTACCAAAGATAGTTTAAACCACTATCAAAATAAACCACAATTGGTGTTGATAACAAAAAACTTATAACCATGGCAAAAGGAGCTCATaaacattacaaaattatttagaagagcagaaactaataaaacatcaaaaagtgaagataaaaaattagaaatacagAATATGAAACAGTTAGAAgaaactcaaaataaaattaaagaaaaccaACAAGAAAtacaagaaaaagaaaaattactaaaaattgcAAGAGAAAAAGAAACCCAGAAACGAGG of the Aphis gossypii isolate Hap1 unplaced genomic scaffold, ASM2018417v2 Contig00719, whole genome shotgun sequence genome contains:
- the LOC126555133 gene encoding uncharacterized protein LOC126555133 gives rise to the protein MDISIEFQSNELVSNTESSEPSINSDPATWPSFLTSKQIDYIVVTGPEIFTEFSSIQLDHEKRHFSEIHFYRHLSNGEKLLRRWLIYSKSTWKIFCFCCKLFDRTPKSNLAICGFSDWRNVSAALTVHETAPNHFKAYGTWIEIEKRLKLNKTIDSEHQRITNMETDYWVKVLDRLLSVTLYLSKNNLAFRRSSDKFYTQSNGNVLSLVEVLVVSDAASCSINSITVFGVLQRIYVLFSSSVNRWKILTDNIKGLTVKPLSDTRWESRINSVKVVRFQTEQIYNALIKLYEVENIVAGTRHEAVSLADQLTDFKFLISLAVWYDILFQVNLVSKSMQAKAMDLINGFNMLKSALEFIKNYRDQFDQILVKAKAIADELEVDSEIKVVRKRINKKHFDYERSDDTDHRTVLEKFKHEFFYTLIDVVTTSLTDRFEILKIHVDLWNFLYDLKNAPENENDLLKHCMDLHNHLKDGSDSDIDGVELCTEIVNIKQLLISCFYIALRLLLTLPMTVASGERSFSKLKLIKTYLQSTMANERLVSLSVLSIENEIAAEIDFSTITGLIVSHLNH